In Brachypodium distachyon strain Bd21 chromosome 2, Brachypodium_distachyon_v3.0, whole genome shotgun sequence, one genomic interval encodes:
- the LOC100832769 gene encoding E3 SUMO-protein ligase SIZ1 isoform X3 produces MADLASTCKDKLAYFRIKELKDILNQLGLPKQGKKQDLIDRVLALLSDEQGQRHHGWGRKNSVTKEAVAKVVDDIYSRKMQIQCAPDLATRSHSGSDFNHLRPKEEVNDSSQPETKVRCLCGSTLLNDNMIQCEAERCHVWQHMTCVLIPDKPTEGVSPEVPPHFYCELCRLSRADPFWVTTGNPLPPLKFMSSGVANDGTSVLQTVEKNFQLSRAEREAVQRSEYDLQAWCILMNDKVQFRMQWPQYAELEVNGIPVRVVTRPGSQLLGLNGRDDGPLITTCSREGPNKICLRRVDTRTFCFGVRVARRRTVPQVLNLVPKEAEGESFEDALTRVRRCLGGGDTAENADSDSDLEVVAESVTVNLRCPNSGSRMKTAGRFKPCVHMGCFDLDTFVELNQRSRKWQCPICLKNYSLENLMIDPYFNRITTLLRNCSEDVNEIDIKPDGSWRVKGDASTRELSQWHLPDGTLCVSKGDTKPGVENFNELKIEGNHTQDNIIFRAPNTFPMSSSPTGSYRDGEDTSVNQEGSMHFDLSLKNGHEFDSFPPNFGQTYNTEDTSQQQHNVGEVIVLSDSDEENDAIVCPPTSYDNATANDGGFPFATNGAGFTERYQEDTGVGTSSLPLLSDHTEGFEIPNWQLHSYPQPEQAFQFFGSDGDAANTFVGSHSFTIAPNEYSLDCNVGVEQASVAHDLPVCQNNNEMHGSLVDNPLAFAGDDPSLQIFLPSQPSSVPLQDEPSLNVSNGVQSDDWISLTLAAGGGGNEESAPADGLNPQQHIQSKETGGEPLIDAASALPSTNNDRHSGSNLNPKRIENIFSHPRQPRSRSVRPRLCLSIDTDSE; encoded by the exons ATGGCGGACCTAGCTTCCACCTGCAAG GATAAACTGGCCTACTTTCGCATAAAGGAACTGAAAGATATCTTAAATCAGCTCGGCCTGCCAAAGCAAGGAAAGAAGCAG GATCTTATTGATAGGGTATTGGCACTGTTATCTGATGAGCAAG GTCAAAGGCATCATGGATGGGGAAGGAAAAATTCTGTTACAAAGGAGGCAGTGGCAAAAGTTGTTGATGATATATACAG CAGGAAAATGCAAATCCAATGTGCTCCTGACCTAGCTACTAGGAGCCACAGTGGATCAGATTTCAATCATCTCAGGCCTAAAGAGGAAGTCAATGACTCCTCCCAGCCAGAGACTAAGGTCCGCTGTCTTTGCGGTAGCACATTGCTAAATGACAATATGATTCAG TGCGAGGCTGAGCGATGCCATGTGTGGCAACATATGACTTGTGTGCTTATTCCAGATAAGCCTACGGAGGGTGTTAGCCCTGAAGTTCCACCTCATTTCTACTGTGAATTGTGCCGACTTAGTCGGGCAGACCC ATTTTGGGTCACCACAGGAAACCCATTACCCCCTCTGAAGTTCATGTCATCTGGTGTTGCAAATGATGG AACAAGCGTACTTCAAACTGTGGAGAAAAACTTCCAACTTTCTCGAGCAGAGAGGGAAGCAGTTCAGAGATCAGAATATGATCTCCAG GCTTGGTGTATTCTTATGAATGACAAAGTTCAGTTCAGGATGCAGTGGCCCCAATATGCAGAATTGGAAGTGAACG GTATTCCTGTACGAGTAGTGACCAGGCCTGGTTCTCAATTACTAGGCTTAAATGGACGGGATGATGGGCCACTG ATAACCACATGCAGTAGAGAAGGCCCTAATAAAATCTGCTTACGGAGGGTTGATACCCGAACATTTTGCTTTGGAGTACGAGTGGCTAGGAGGAGGACTGTTCCTCAG GTTTTAAATTTGGTTCCAAAGGAAGCTGAAGGTGAGTCTTTTGAGGATGCTCTTACTCGTGTTCGGCGTTGTCTGGGAGGTGGAGATACTGCAGAGAATGCAGATAGTGACAGTGACTTGGAAGTGGTTGCTGAATCCGTTACAGTCAACCTTCGTTGCCCT AATAGTGGATCCAGAATGAAGACTGCTGGAAGGTTCAAGCCTTGCGTCCACATGGGTTGTTTTGATCTCGACACTTTTGTTGAACTGAATCAACGTTCCCGCAAG TGGCAGTGCCCAATATGTTTAAAGAACTACTCTCTTGAGAATTTGATGATTGATCCTTACTTCAATCGGATTACTACTCTG TTGCGCAATTGCAGTGAAGATGTCAATGAGATTGATATTAAGCCTGATGGATCTTGGCGTGTGAAAGGTGATGCATCGACAAGAGAATTATCTCAGTGGCATCTGCCTGATGGCACCCTTTGTGTCTCAAAGGGAGATACCAAACCTGGTGTGGAGAATTTTAATGAACTCAAGATAGAAG GAAATCACACCCAGGACAATATTATTTTCCGAGCTCCAAACACTTTTCCTATGAGCAGTAGTCCTACTGGGAGTTACAGAGACGGGGAAGACACAAGTGTGAACCAAGAGGGCAGTATGCATTTTGATTTATCATTAAAGAACGGTCATGAGTTTGACAGTTTTCCTCCCAATTTTGGTCAAACGTATAATACAGAGGATACATCGCAGCAACAACATAATGTTGGGGAGGTCATTGTTCTTAGTGATTCTGATGAAGAGAACGATGCAATTGTTTGTCCACCAACTAGTTATGACAATGCTACTGCAAATGACGGTGGTTTTCCTTTTGCCACTAATGGTGCTGGATTTACTGAAAGATACCAAGAAGATACTGGCGTTGGTACTAGTAGCCTTCCTTTACTAAGCGACCATACTGAGGGTTTTGAGATACCTAATTGGCAACTGCATTCTTATCCTCAACCGGAGCAAGCCTTCCAGTTTTTTGGGAGTGATGGTGATGCAGCCAATACTTTTGTTGGTTCGCATTCCTTTACCATTGCACCAAACGAGTATTCCCTTGACTGTAATGTTGGTGTAGAGCAGGCTTCTGTAGCTCATGATCTTCCAGTTTGCCAAAATAATAATGAAATGCATGGAAGCTTGGTTGATAACCCTTTGGCTTTCGCTGGCGATGATCCTTCTTTGCAAATTTTTCTTCCGAGCCAACCTTCCTCCGTTCCTCTTCAGGATGAACCAAGTTTGAATGTGTCAAATGGGGTTCAGTCTGATGATTGGATATCTCTTACGCTTGCGGCTGGCGGAGGTGGTAATGAAGAGTCTGCACCTGCTGATGGCTTAAATCCGCAGCAACACATTCAGTCAAAAGAGACCGGAGGGGAACCATTAATTGATGCCG CTTCTGCACTTCCGAGCACAAACAATGACAGACATAGCGGATCTAATTTGAATCCAAAAAGgattgaaaatatattttctcaTCCTCGCCAGCCTCGGTCTCGGTCTGTCAGGCCTCGACTTTGTTTATCAATAGACACTGATTCTGAGTAG
- the LOC100832769 gene encoding E3 SUMO-protein ligase SIZ1 isoform X1, which produces MADLASTCKDKLAYFRIKELKDILNQLGLPKQGKKQDLIDRVLALLSDEQGQRHHGWGRKNSVTKEAVAKVVDDIYSRKMQIQCAPDLATRSHSGSDFNHLRPKEEVNDSSQPETKVRCLCGSTLLNDNMIQCEAERCHVWQHMTCVLIPDKPTEGVSPEVPPHFYCELCRLSRADPFWVTTGNPLPPLKFMSSGVANDGTSVLQTVEKNFQLSRAEREAVQRSEYDLQAWCILMNDKVQFRMQWPQYAELEVNGIPVRVVTRPGSQLLGLNGRDDGPLITTCSREGPNKICLRRVDTRTFCFGVRVARRRTVPQVLNLVPKEAEGESFEDALTRVRRCLGGGDTAENADSDSDLEVVAESVTVNLRCPNSGSRMKTAGRFKPCVHMGCFDLDTFVELNQRSRKWQCPICLKNYSLENLMIDPYFNRITTLLRNCSEDVNEIDIKPDGSWRVKGDASTRELSQWHLPDGTLCVSKGDTKPGVENFNELKIEGTSDGHKSLKLGIKRKNGIWEVSSKVDDKKPSVVGNHTQDNIIFRAPNTFPMSSSPTGSYRDGEDTSVNQEGSMHFDLSLKNGHEFDSFPPNFGQTYNTEDTSQQQHNVGEVIVLSDSDEENDAIVCPPTSYDNATANDGGFPFATNGAGFTERYQEDTGVGTSSLPLLSDHTEGFEIPNWQLHSYPQPEQAFQFFGSDGDAANTFVGSHSFTIAPNEYSLDCNVGVEQASVAHDLPVCQNNNEMHGSLVDNPLAFAGDDPSLQIFLPSQPSSVPLQDEPSLNVSNGVQSDDWISLTLAAGGGGNEESAPADGLNPQQHIQSKETGGEPLIDAASALPSTNNDRHSGSNLNPKRIENIFSHPRQPRSRSVRPRLCLSIDTDSE; this is translated from the exons ATGGCGGACCTAGCTTCCACCTGCAAG GATAAACTGGCCTACTTTCGCATAAAGGAACTGAAAGATATCTTAAATCAGCTCGGCCTGCCAAAGCAAGGAAAGAAGCAG GATCTTATTGATAGGGTATTGGCACTGTTATCTGATGAGCAAG GTCAAAGGCATCATGGATGGGGAAGGAAAAATTCTGTTACAAAGGAGGCAGTGGCAAAAGTTGTTGATGATATATACAG CAGGAAAATGCAAATCCAATGTGCTCCTGACCTAGCTACTAGGAGCCACAGTGGATCAGATTTCAATCATCTCAGGCCTAAAGAGGAAGTCAATGACTCCTCCCAGCCAGAGACTAAGGTCCGCTGTCTTTGCGGTAGCACATTGCTAAATGACAATATGATTCAG TGCGAGGCTGAGCGATGCCATGTGTGGCAACATATGACTTGTGTGCTTATTCCAGATAAGCCTACGGAGGGTGTTAGCCCTGAAGTTCCACCTCATTTCTACTGTGAATTGTGCCGACTTAGTCGGGCAGACCC ATTTTGGGTCACCACAGGAAACCCATTACCCCCTCTGAAGTTCATGTCATCTGGTGTTGCAAATGATGG AACAAGCGTACTTCAAACTGTGGAGAAAAACTTCCAACTTTCTCGAGCAGAGAGGGAAGCAGTTCAGAGATCAGAATATGATCTCCAG GCTTGGTGTATTCTTATGAATGACAAAGTTCAGTTCAGGATGCAGTGGCCCCAATATGCAGAATTGGAAGTGAACG GTATTCCTGTACGAGTAGTGACCAGGCCTGGTTCTCAATTACTAGGCTTAAATGGACGGGATGATGGGCCACTG ATAACCACATGCAGTAGAGAAGGCCCTAATAAAATCTGCTTACGGAGGGTTGATACCCGAACATTTTGCTTTGGAGTACGAGTGGCTAGGAGGAGGACTGTTCCTCAG GTTTTAAATTTGGTTCCAAAGGAAGCTGAAGGTGAGTCTTTTGAGGATGCTCTTACTCGTGTTCGGCGTTGTCTGGGAGGTGGAGATACTGCAGAGAATGCAGATAGTGACAGTGACTTGGAAGTGGTTGCTGAATCCGTTACAGTCAACCTTCGTTGCCCT AATAGTGGATCCAGAATGAAGACTGCTGGAAGGTTCAAGCCTTGCGTCCACATGGGTTGTTTTGATCTCGACACTTTTGTTGAACTGAATCAACGTTCCCGCAAG TGGCAGTGCCCAATATGTTTAAAGAACTACTCTCTTGAGAATTTGATGATTGATCCTTACTTCAATCGGATTACTACTCTG TTGCGCAATTGCAGTGAAGATGTCAATGAGATTGATATTAAGCCTGATGGATCTTGGCGTGTGAAAGGTGATGCATCGACAAGAGAATTATCTCAGTGGCATCTGCCTGATGGCACCCTTTGTGTCTCAAAGGGAGATACCAAACCTGGTGTGGAGAATTTTAATGAACTCAAGATAGAAGGTACTTCTGATGGTCACAAAAGTTTAAAACTTggaatcaaaagaaaaaatggaatCTGGGAAGTTAGTAGCAAAGTAGATGACAAGAAGCCTTCTGTTGTAGGAAATCACACCCAGGACAATATTATTTTCCGAGCTCCAAACACTTTTCCTATGAGCAGTAGTCCTACTGGGAGTTACAGAGACGGGGAAGACACAAGTGTGAACCAAGAGGGCAGTATGCATTTTGATTTATCATTAAAGAACGGTCATGAGTTTGACAGTTTTCCTCCCAATTTTGGTCAAACGTATAATACAGAGGATACATCGCAGCAACAACATAATGTTGGGGAGGTCATTGTTCTTAGTGATTCTGATGAAGAGAACGATGCAATTGTTTGTCCACCAACTAGTTATGACAATGCTACTGCAAATGACGGTGGTTTTCCTTTTGCCACTAATGGTGCTGGATTTACTGAAAGATACCAAGAAGATACTGGCGTTGGTACTAGTAGCCTTCCTTTACTAAGCGACCATACTGAGGGTTTTGAGATACCTAATTGGCAACTGCATTCTTATCCTCAACCGGAGCAAGCCTTCCAGTTTTTTGGGAGTGATGGTGATGCAGCCAATACTTTTGTTGGTTCGCATTCCTTTACCATTGCACCAAACGAGTATTCCCTTGACTGTAATGTTGGTGTAGAGCAGGCTTCTGTAGCTCATGATCTTCCAGTTTGCCAAAATAATAATGAAATGCATGGAAGCTTGGTTGATAACCCTTTGGCTTTCGCTGGCGATGATCCTTCTTTGCAAATTTTTCTTCCGAGCCAACCTTCCTCCGTTCCTCTTCAGGATGAACCAAGTTTGAATGTGTCAAATGGGGTTCAGTCTGATGATTGGATATCTCTTACGCTTGCGGCTGGCGGAGGTGGTAATGAAGAGTCTGCACCTGCTGATGGCTTAAATCCGCAGCAACACATTCAGTCAAAAGAGACCGGAGGGGAACCATTAATTGATGCCG CTTCTGCACTTCCGAGCACAAACAATGACAGACATAGCGGATCTAATTTGAATCCAAAAAGgattgaaaatatattttctcaTCCTCGCCAGCCTCGGTCTCGGTCTGTCAGGCCTCGACTTTGTTTATCAATAGACACTGATTCTGAGTAG
- the LOC100832769 gene encoding E3 SUMO-protein ligase SIZ1 isoform X2, producing MADLASTCKDKLAYFRIKELKDILNQLGLPKQGKKQDLIDRVLALLSDEQGQRHHGWGRKNSVTKEAVAKVVDDIYRKMQIQCAPDLATRSHSGSDFNHLRPKEEVNDSSQPETKVRCLCGSTLLNDNMIQCEAERCHVWQHMTCVLIPDKPTEGVSPEVPPHFYCELCRLSRADPFWVTTGNPLPPLKFMSSGVANDGTSVLQTVEKNFQLSRAEREAVQRSEYDLQAWCILMNDKVQFRMQWPQYAELEVNGIPVRVVTRPGSQLLGLNGRDDGPLITTCSREGPNKICLRRVDTRTFCFGVRVARRRTVPQVLNLVPKEAEGESFEDALTRVRRCLGGGDTAENADSDSDLEVVAESVTVNLRCPNSGSRMKTAGRFKPCVHMGCFDLDTFVELNQRSRKWQCPICLKNYSLENLMIDPYFNRITTLLRNCSEDVNEIDIKPDGSWRVKGDASTRELSQWHLPDGTLCVSKGDTKPGVENFNELKIEGTSDGHKSLKLGIKRKNGIWEVSSKVDDKKPSVVGNHTQDNIIFRAPNTFPMSSSPTGSYRDGEDTSVNQEGSMHFDLSLKNGHEFDSFPPNFGQTYNTEDTSQQQHNVGEVIVLSDSDEENDAIVCPPTSYDNATANDGGFPFATNGAGFTERYQEDTGVGTSSLPLLSDHTEGFEIPNWQLHSYPQPEQAFQFFGSDGDAANTFVGSHSFTIAPNEYSLDCNVGVEQASVAHDLPVCQNNNEMHGSLVDNPLAFAGDDPSLQIFLPSQPSSVPLQDEPSLNVSNGVQSDDWISLTLAAGGGGNEESAPADGLNPQQHIQSKETGGEPLIDAASALPSTNNDRHSGSNLNPKRIENIFSHPRQPRSRSVRPRLCLSIDTDSE from the exons ATGGCGGACCTAGCTTCCACCTGCAAG GATAAACTGGCCTACTTTCGCATAAAGGAACTGAAAGATATCTTAAATCAGCTCGGCCTGCCAAAGCAAGGAAAGAAGCAG GATCTTATTGATAGGGTATTGGCACTGTTATCTGATGAGCAAG GTCAAAGGCATCATGGATGGGGAAGGAAAAATTCTGTTACAAAGGAGGCAGTGGCAAAAGTTGTTGATGATATATACAG GAAAATGCAAATCCAATGTGCTCCTGACCTAGCTACTAGGAGCCACAGTGGATCAGATTTCAATCATCTCAGGCCTAAAGAGGAAGTCAATGACTCCTCCCAGCCAGAGACTAAGGTCCGCTGTCTTTGCGGTAGCACATTGCTAAATGACAATATGATTCAG TGCGAGGCTGAGCGATGCCATGTGTGGCAACATATGACTTGTGTGCTTATTCCAGATAAGCCTACGGAGGGTGTTAGCCCTGAAGTTCCACCTCATTTCTACTGTGAATTGTGCCGACTTAGTCGGGCAGACCC ATTTTGGGTCACCACAGGAAACCCATTACCCCCTCTGAAGTTCATGTCATCTGGTGTTGCAAATGATGG AACAAGCGTACTTCAAACTGTGGAGAAAAACTTCCAACTTTCTCGAGCAGAGAGGGAAGCAGTTCAGAGATCAGAATATGATCTCCAG GCTTGGTGTATTCTTATGAATGACAAAGTTCAGTTCAGGATGCAGTGGCCCCAATATGCAGAATTGGAAGTGAACG GTATTCCTGTACGAGTAGTGACCAGGCCTGGTTCTCAATTACTAGGCTTAAATGGACGGGATGATGGGCCACTG ATAACCACATGCAGTAGAGAAGGCCCTAATAAAATCTGCTTACGGAGGGTTGATACCCGAACATTTTGCTTTGGAGTACGAGTGGCTAGGAGGAGGACTGTTCCTCAG GTTTTAAATTTGGTTCCAAAGGAAGCTGAAGGTGAGTCTTTTGAGGATGCTCTTACTCGTGTTCGGCGTTGTCTGGGAGGTGGAGATACTGCAGAGAATGCAGATAGTGACAGTGACTTGGAAGTGGTTGCTGAATCCGTTACAGTCAACCTTCGTTGCCCT AATAGTGGATCCAGAATGAAGACTGCTGGAAGGTTCAAGCCTTGCGTCCACATGGGTTGTTTTGATCTCGACACTTTTGTTGAACTGAATCAACGTTCCCGCAAG TGGCAGTGCCCAATATGTTTAAAGAACTACTCTCTTGAGAATTTGATGATTGATCCTTACTTCAATCGGATTACTACTCTG TTGCGCAATTGCAGTGAAGATGTCAATGAGATTGATATTAAGCCTGATGGATCTTGGCGTGTGAAAGGTGATGCATCGACAAGAGAATTATCTCAGTGGCATCTGCCTGATGGCACCCTTTGTGTCTCAAAGGGAGATACCAAACCTGGTGTGGAGAATTTTAATGAACTCAAGATAGAAGGTACTTCTGATGGTCACAAAAGTTTAAAACTTggaatcaaaagaaaaaatggaatCTGGGAAGTTAGTAGCAAAGTAGATGACAAGAAGCCTTCTGTTGTAGGAAATCACACCCAGGACAATATTATTTTCCGAGCTCCAAACACTTTTCCTATGAGCAGTAGTCCTACTGGGAGTTACAGAGACGGGGAAGACACAAGTGTGAACCAAGAGGGCAGTATGCATTTTGATTTATCATTAAAGAACGGTCATGAGTTTGACAGTTTTCCTCCCAATTTTGGTCAAACGTATAATACAGAGGATACATCGCAGCAACAACATAATGTTGGGGAGGTCATTGTTCTTAGTGATTCTGATGAAGAGAACGATGCAATTGTTTGTCCACCAACTAGTTATGACAATGCTACTGCAAATGACGGTGGTTTTCCTTTTGCCACTAATGGTGCTGGATTTACTGAAAGATACCAAGAAGATACTGGCGTTGGTACTAGTAGCCTTCCTTTACTAAGCGACCATACTGAGGGTTTTGAGATACCTAATTGGCAACTGCATTCTTATCCTCAACCGGAGCAAGCCTTCCAGTTTTTTGGGAGTGATGGTGATGCAGCCAATACTTTTGTTGGTTCGCATTCCTTTACCATTGCACCAAACGAGTATTCCCTTGACTGTAATGTTGGTGTAGAGCAGGCTTCTGTAGCTCATGATCTTCCAGTTTGCCAAAATAATAATGAAATGCATGGAAGCTTGGTTGATAACCCTTTGGCTTTCGCTGGCGATGATCCTTCTTTGCAAATTTTTCTTCCGAGCCAACCTTCCTCCGTTCCTCTTCAGGATGAACCAAGTTTGAATGTGTCAAATGGGGTTCAGTCTGATGATTGGATATCTCTTACGCTTGCGGCTGGCGGAGGTGGTAATGAAGAGTCTGCACCTGCTGATGGCTTAAATCCGCAGCAACACATTCAGTCAAAAGAGACCGGAGGGGAACCATTAATTGATGCCG CTTCTGCACTTCCGAGCACAAACAATGACAGACATAGCGGATCTAATTTGAATCCAAAAAGgattgaaaatatattttctcaTCCTCGCCAGCCTCGGTCTCGGTCTGTCAGGCCTCGACTTTGTTTATCAATAGACACTGATTCTGAGTAG
- the LOC100833075 gene encoding nucleolar and coiled-body phosphoprotein 1, producing MKQPAASPGRAEKPQQLPAPPGLARLLLSKSRRGARSRRAPATSPMFVSRPGRSRGAGAADGGGEPSSPKVTCIGQVRMRKNKGKKKKIGAPAPEKTKVSARGYCRCLKKAFLCGGLFGAYFDDHRRRGGDKAAPEPVERGRRSPWVFSSRDVAVAAAPKQQPDPSRDGAAEEEEEESQMGVFGSVERYEKDQPGIDGHDKEGGEEEKSAAAEEDALASSSAAPPKNALLLMRCRSAPQNRSSPLTARFAAAPSPTQDAAPARASPSPAPSPRKAAAVGRVDDTWQDLEAVPAAGKQEEEEEVRGEEHEEEDEEEEEEMRCSSARPLVLPRCKSEPATTAAAKMAAGTDPEATPSGCFWANGGGSGRRRHAPPTLAAPVALTGH from the coding sequence ATGaagcagccggcggcgagcccgGGGCGGGCGGAGAAGCCGCAGcagctgccggcgccgccggggctggcgcggctgctgctgagcAAGAgccggcgcggggcgcggtCGCGGCGCGCGCCGGCCACATCGCCCATGTTCGTGTCCCGGCCCGGCCGGAGCcgcggcgcgggggcggcggacggcggcggggagccgTCGTCGCCCAAGGTCACCTGCATTGGCCAGGTGCGGATGCGGAAGaacaaggggaagaagaagaagataggggcgccggcgccggagaagacgaaggTGTCGGCCAGGGGGTACTGCCGGTGCCTGAAGAAGGCGTTCCTCTGCGGCGGGCTGTTCGGCGCGTACTTCGACGACCAccggaggcgcggcggcgacaaggcggcgccggagccggtggAGCGGGGACGAAGGTCTCCCTGGGTGTTCAGCAGCAGGGACgtggccgtcgccgccgcgcccaaGCAACAACCGGATCCGAGCCGAGACGGCGCCgcggaagaagaggaggaagaaagccaGATGGGGGTCTTTGGGTCAGTGGAGAGATACGAGAAGGATCAGCCGGGGATCGATGGCCACGACAAAGAGGGAGGCGAAGAAGAAAAGTctgccgcggcggaggaggacgcgcTCGCGTCGtcctccgcggcgccgcccaAGAACGCGCTCCTCCTGATGCGCTGCCGCTCGGCGCCGCAGAACCGCTCCTCCCCTCTCACCGCCAGgtttgccgccgcgccctcgccgACCCAGGACGCGGCGCCGGCTCGGGCTTCTCCTTCACCCGCTCCGTCTCCccggaaggcggcggcggtgggaaGGGTAGACGACACGTGGCAGGACCTGGAAGCAGTACCAGCCGCAGGGaagcaagaggaagaagaagaggtgcgCGGAGAAGAgcacgaagaagaagacgaggaggaagaagaagagatgcGGTGCTCGTCGGCGCGGCCGCTGGTGCTGCCGAGGTGCAAGTCGgagccggcgacgacggcggcggcgaagatggccgccgggacggacccggagGCGACACCTTCCGGGTGCTTCTGGGCCAACGGCGGGGGCAGCGGCCGACGGAGGCACGCGCCGCCCACCTTGGCCGCTCCGGTGGCTTTGACCGGTCACTGA